catgatccaaacacaccaagacagtcgtgaagagggcacgacaacaccttttcccccacgggagactgaaaagatttgtcatgggtctccagatcctgaaaaagttctacagctgtaccgtTGAGAGCATCcggaccggttgcatcaccgcctggtatggcaatgcTCGGCATttgaccacaaggcgctacagagggtagtgcttacggcccagtacatcactggggccatccaggacctatatactaggcagtgtcagaggaaagcccaaaataTTGTCAATGGCTCCATTCACCCAAGTCTCAGacttgttctctctgctaccgcacggcaagcggtaccggagcaccaagtctaggaccaaaaggctcattAACAACTTCTacgcccaagccataagactgctgaacaattaatcaaatggccacccggactatttacattgattccccccccccccccccccccaccaccaccacacacacttgtttttacactgctgctactcgctgttatctatgcatagtcactttacccctacctacataaaCAAATgaagtcaaggagtgtgaatactttctgaaggcagtgaaATTTCATTACCGAAGTGCATTTTCACCCATTCTAGGTAGATGAGGTGGATACCCTATTCATTCTAGTCTAATTGCCAGGTCTCGTATGACATCCCTGATGCTGGCGTCCCGGGACGGCTACAGTCAGGTAATCAACCTGCTGTTGTCACACGGGGCAGAGGTCAACTCCCAGGATGAAAATGGGTACACGGTAAGAATGCCTACCTGGTGTAATGCCTGTCTCACATAAGCGGACAATTTTATTCATCAGCCTTCCATAcgtcccaataatctctcctttctccaaAAGTGTggacttgttcacttcccttggGACATAGTTTGAAAGCAtttacaagcattttgctacacccgcaataacatctgctaaatatgtgtgcaTGTTATTTGAAAGAAAATGACTGGTTTAGTAAATATGTTGGAAACTCCCTCCAGCCCATGCTAACAACAATCAAATGCTTTTACATTATCTTGATTGATTCGAACTGTGATTGATAGTAATGATTGGTGACACTGTGGTTATTAATAGTAATTAGGATGCCGCTAGACATTGATAGGTGATGACCTGCTGTGACCTTTGACCCCAGGCCTTGAGTGTGGCGGTGCAGTATGGAAGAGAAGAGGCCGTCCTCAAGCTGCTCCAGCTGGGGGCAGACAAGACCCTCAAGACCAAAGCAGAGAAGAGTGCTGCCGACTTGGCCAAGGTCTTCAAACGACCACAGGTAAACACAACCAGTAATTAtattatttatactgaacaaaaatataaatgcaacaattttaacgattttacttagttacagttcatataaggaaataagtcaattgaaataaataaactaggccctaatctacggatttcacatgactgggcaggggcgcagccatgtgtgggcctgggagggcataggcccacccacctgggagccaggcccagccaatccccCACAAAAaatctttattacagacagaaatactcctcagtttcattagctgtccgtatggctggtctcagacgatctcgCAGGTAAAGAAGctgaatgtggaggtcctgggccggcatggttacacgtggtctgcggttgtgaggccggttggacgtactggcaaatgaacattcaattctctggcaacagttctggtcgatattcctgcagtcagcttgCCAACGGCATTCTCCCtctaaacttgagacatctgtgccattgtgtgacaaaactacacatattagagtggccttttattgtccccagcacaaggtgcacctttgtaatgatcatgctgtttaatcagcttcttgaaatgccacacctgtcaggtggatggattatcttgacaaaggagaaatactcacaaacagggatgtaaacaaatgtgtgcacaaaatttgagagaaataagctttttgtgcgtatgggacatttctgggatctcttatttcagctcatgaaacatagggcCAACATGTTACGtctattttagttcagtatatatTATCAAGAGGCTGGAAAGAGTGCTTCTGACATAGCCACAGTGTTCAATTGACCACATGTAGAACCAACAGAACCTCAGTCACAACTTTGTTTCGCACATAGTTAGCCAAGTACATAACTCTGGCACCTAAATCTGGTGTTTAAACAACCACAGGTACAGTAAAACCAAACACTAACCACAGCCACAAATTTACCACACTATGAAATGGTAGTCTTGAGGTGGTAGACTAGTGCCAATTTCCCCTTCTCTTGCAAACATATAAaatacacggagtgtacaaaacattaggaacaccttgctAATTTGAATTGCACCCcgctttgccctcagaacagcctcaattcgtcggggcttggactctacaaggtgtctaaagtgttccacagggatgctggtccgtgttgacgccaatgcttcccacagttgtgtgaagttgtctggatgtcctttgggtagctgaccattcttgatgcacacaggaaactgttgagcatgaaaaacccagcagcactgcagttcttgacactcaaaccggtgcacctggcacctactaccataccttgttcaatggcacttcaatattttctttcccattcaccctctaaatggtacacatacacaatcctcgatgtctcaaggcttaataaTCCTTTTAAaaatctctcctccccttcatctacacaggcggaaatggatttaacaagtgacatcaataagggatcatagctttcacctggtcagtctgccaTGGAAAGAGTTTTGTGTATCAGGTCTTCTTTCCTCGCAGATTGCCAGGATCCTGGCGTCCCCAGGCAATGCTCTCACCAACGGGCAGGTAACCTCCTCGAAGGAGGAGACCCTCTTCAAGTTCTTCAAGAGGGACGCCGATCTATCTGCTGACTCCAAGGAGCGGTGAGACCATGGCTAAATCTCAATTTGTCTTATTGCTATTCCTTACTTCCTATATCCTCTTCTCAACCGTAATGGAGGAGGTAAAAGGTCCCTCCCCTCAGGAGTTCTTTTACAATTTGTTTTTAGGACAGAGGATGCGAGGAATCGAGGTAAGATAAATTGAGAAAAGGACACAGATCAGTCAGTGGAGGCCAGCAGCCGAGATTGGTATTTGGGGCCCTCTAGTGGACGTAGAGTTAAGTGTCCCATGCCATGAGACCGGTTTTTAGATGTAAACAAACATCTAGGGACTAGCTGCTAAATCTGCACCATAATGCTTTAACATATTTAGTCTGTATTTGACTGTTGAAGATTCAATGTTTTAATTTGGATTGTTTAATCTGTCAATGTTTATCTGTTCTGAAATATTTTAGGCGGCCGACTTGGCAACGTGGGGTTGATGTAGTACGCTCTTAAAcctatttatgtatttatttattgcttTTATTTAACCCGGGGAAGTTATTGAGAATGCATTACTTGTCTGAGAGCATGAGCAAACTGACTGATTTGACAAATAATGTTGAGTCGGTGATTTAAATGTTGATTTGTTGATCAGAGATTCTGCACAGTTGGACTGCAATGTGGTCAATCTCAAACGAGCCCATTCACTTTCAAAAAAACGACTTTGAACCTCTCCTAGTCTGGCCAAACTGTGTGATATCGAGCTGCTTCTGCACGGACTCAACCTGGAGTACCTCTCTGACATAATGCTAGTaagtagtgtacacacacacacacacacacacacacacacacacacacacatacaggagtACCTCTGACATTGTTTGAGTACTGTACCTCATCCTCACTGTGATTGGACAGTTTTCAGATTTCCATACCTCATGCCATATCCCAGCATATGGTATTATCAAATACCTGTCCAACCCTACTGCTGGCTTATTGATGTTGAGCAGGCAGGTGTAAAGACTGTGGTTCTGACTCTGGAGTGATTGGGTGAAAAACTATAGTGTATGAAGCTCAGTttggggtggtgggggtggaTTGATATTTTCATCATTAGATCGAATAGACATACCGGTAACAAGTCgctacacaacacaaacacatactgtaaTCGGTTACCGGTATTTAAAAGGTAGCTACACAAATGCAGATTGTAAATGATTGTACAATATCTGTTCAGGGTTTAGGCTGGTTTGCAAGTTGTCAGATCGTCAAAGTAGTTTTTCTTCTCTCCGCAGGAAAATGACATCACTTGGAGCTACCTGGTAACCATGGAGAAGGATGACCTGGAGAAGGTATGAAAGACCTCTTTGTCAGTCTGTCTGGCAGCAAGTTTCCAGGTTTTTCAGAAATCTATGGTTCCTGGAATCAGTAGAGCATGGAAGGAATCTTCCAACTGGGAATgcttcaaccaggatttctgaaaAACCTGGGAACTTTGGGAACGTTTTGGGAATTTTGCAACCTGAGTTACCAGTATGTTGCCCAGTTATTAATGTTGCGTTCTCCCCCAGATTGGTATCGCTGACCCAGAGGACCAGCAGAAGGTTCTGAGTGCAGTGAAGGAGATGCATCTAGACCGGGTCGACCTGGACACTGTCGACCAGCTGGAGAACATAGACACCGGGTAACATTAAAGTACAatggaaaaaaaatattattttgagcAATTCCTTCCAGGTCAAATCGTCAAGCACAATAACATATTTTCTTGACACATTATATATGCAACACAAACACCTACAGACTTACatgacatactgtacacagtCCATCCTCCAGCACACCACTGGAAGTCATTCCTCAGACTGACCTAAAGCATCCATCCCACTGTTATTCTCCCACTGCCTCACCTCCTATATCCTCTCCGAGCTTCTGAGAGCAGAGTCTAATGGTTTATTAAATGGGGCCGTAATGATTTGTAAGGTGAGAGGAGATGGAATGAAATCccctctttcacccccccccccccccccttctctctgtgaCTGATGATAGAATAGCTCTCAGGCCAAGCGGTACTGTAGTGTCAGGGCCAGGGGTACAGGGGTACTTTTACTGAGCCTTTAAATCCCCCAGGAGTAAATCCTCTGATGATGGCCACACTGTAAACATTAAAGCACTAGATTACCACATCCCTTATGCTTTATGCTCATCCCAGGACCTAGTGGCCATGTTCTAGTTGGCCTGGGATGTTAGATGTTCATGTTCTAGTTGGCCTGGGATGTTAGATGGCCATGTTCTAGTTGGTCTGGGATGTTAGATGTTCATGTTCTAGTTGGCCTGGGATGTTAGTTGGCCATGTTCTACTTGGCCTGGGATGTTAGTTGGCCATGTTCTAGTTGGCCTGGGATGTTAGTTGGCCTGGGATGTAAGATGTTCATGTTCTAGTTGGCCTGGGATGGTTAGACGTCCATGTTCTAGTTGGCCTGGGATGGTTAGACGTCCATGTTCTAGTTGGCCTGGGATGTTAGATGTTCTAGTTGGCCTGGGATGTTAGATGTTCATGTTCTAGTTGGCCTGGGATGTTAGATGTTCATGTTCTAGTTGGCCTGGGGATGTTCATGTTCTAGTTGGCCTGGGCTGTTAGATGTTCTAGTTGGCCTGGGATGTTAGATGTTCTAGTTGGCCTGGGATGTTAGATGTTCATGTTCTAGTTGGCCTGGGGATGTTAGATGTTCATGTTCTAGTTGGCCTGGGCTGTTAGATGTTCTAGTTGGCCTGGGATGTTAGATGTTCTAGTTGGCCTGGGATTTTTACTTGTAGTACATCACTAatggactgacagacagagatgggTGGATGGGGGGGGATCTTCACACTGGGGGACAACTGACACGGACGGGCGACTGGGCAGACACAGTTAAATCAACTGACCTCTACACAACAGACAAATGAACAGACATAAGACTGTGTGTGGCCAATGGCTAGGATTTCCTCTCATAACTCAAAACTAGATTAAAAACTTTTACATCCAAATCATTTGTACATCGTATTCATCGCGGCCCGATCTTTAAATATGTTTTGTTGCTGCGATTGTTCCACTGCCCTTTGTATGTTGTTGGATTGTTTTATCTTAGTGGTACATATCCCTGCATGTGTAGCAGCCGTTTTGTGATGCTCACACTCTGTCAGTGGTCGTGTAAACAGTGTCAGTCAGACTGGAGTTACTATCTCCTTCCAGAGGCTCGGGACCAGGGACTACAGCTCTGTTAGTTTATCTAGCGCACCCAAGACTGATAGTACAGgatagagaggagcagaggagagggggagatgtctgtctgttgtaggtgacctctgtctctccctccctcctggtcTAGGTGAGACCTATAGGGGGTATACTTGAGATGGGCAGGAATGCAGACTGACACGGGTTGTGCTGCTCACCCACTCACACTGACagtcacacataaacacacttgGGTTGAGGTAGAAGGAGACTCATCAACTAGGCATGGTCACGGTTAATCAAATATCTGGATGTTTGGcctattttaacaatgaaaaggcTATGTCTAAATTAAATTATCCTTGTGACATTTCTAcctacaaggatataccatgacaTTTGAAATTCTTAATTTAGTAAAACAAAAATCTTTTCAATGTAGTTTTTCTAACGGTGCATTGAGTTACTGCCCTCCAGGTTGCCCTGGCATCGGTATGCTGTTTACCCCTCTTCAAGTAGAAATTAAAGGCACTCTGCAAATGTATCAATGCAAAACACTCACCAGAAAGGCTATTTGTAACAGAATCAGTTCTATCATTGCCAAAATCTGACACTTCCTTCGCTGTTGTTGACAAATTACAGAAGAAAAGCACcctgtccactgtttacctctgCCATGTACATTTCAGCATTTTAATTGGTCAAGATTTGACTATAAAAATGGTATAATTTAAAATGACCATCCCTGTCATCAACACTGATAGTGGGAAGTATTGTGAAAAGTTGTCTAATGGTGTATGTGTGTCCTTATAGAAGTGAGGAGCTGTATAACTTCCTGATCAGTCTGAGGCAGCAATGCTGCTACTTGACAGAGACAGTACAGGACGTCATCAGCCGCTTCCCCCGCCGAGcttctgaggtgtgtgtgtcattcccTGTCCCTCTCTGATAATCTAAAGGACTGGCGACTGATCCATCAATGCTGTTGTCTGACTGAAAGCAGACAGTATGGTTGTATAACTTACTAAAGCAAATTCCCTTTCAGCCCTGAAAGGAGGGTGCCCCCACTCATGTTTGTGGTTAGATTAAGTGAGTGCGTTTTCAGTCAGACACTATAGTACTGATAGATTTTTCTAGAGCGAACCTGTTTCTAGCTCCCCTAAATTTCTCTGTCCTCAGCTGGTGTTGTCCCTGGACCCTAAGAAGGAGGCTCAGGCCATCTGTAATGAGCTGGTGGCCCAGACTGGAGACCTGCAGAAGGAGGTCACCTGCCTCAAGAACCTGCTGCATAAGGTACATCTCACACCTTTTTTTCTGACTGCTGTGTACGTGTCACTGTCACCCAAGAGCCCCCGCCACTATGTTTCTGCTCCCCTCAGTGGTCCACTCTGAGAGAACGAATTGGAGAACGGTCTGTTTCCTTCGTCTGGTCCCCCACACCCTTTCACTGCCctaaccatctctctgtctggtcccccACACCCTTTCACTGACctaaccatctctctgtctggtcccccACACCCTTTCACTGCCctaaccatctctctgtctggtccacaCCCTTTCACTGCCctaaccatctctctgtctggtccacaCCCTTTCACTGCCctaaccatctctctgtctggtccacaCCCTTTCACTGCCctaaccatctctctgtctggtcctcCACACCCTTTCACTGCCctaaccatctctctgtctggtcccccACACCCTTTCACTGCCctaaccatctctctgtctggtcccccACACCCTTTCACTGCCctaaccatctctctgtctggtcccccACACCATTTCACTGCCCTAaacatctctctgtctggtcctcCACACCCTTTCACTGACctaaccatctctctgtctggtccacaCCCTTTCACTGCCctaaccatctctctgtctggtccacaCCCTTTCACTGCCctaaccatctctctgtctggtcctcCACACCCTTTCACTGCCctaaccatctctctgtctggtcctcCACACCCTTTCACTGCCctaaccatctctctgtctggtcctcCACACCCTTTCACTGCCCTAAACATCTCTCTATCTGGTCCTCCACACCCTTTCACTGCCCTAaacatctctctgtctggtccacaCCCTTTCACTTCCctaaccatctctctgtctggtcctcCACACCCTTTCACTGCCctaaccatctctctgtctggtcctcCACACCCTTTCACTGCCctaaccatctctctgtctggtcctcCACACCCTTTCACTGCCCTAaacatctctctgtctggtccacaCCCTTTCACTGCCCTAaacatctctctgtctggtccacaCCCTTTCACTGCCctaaccatctctctgtctggtccacaCCCTTTCACTGCCctaaccatctctctgtctggtcctcCACACCCTTTCACTGCCataaccatctctctgtctggtcctcCACACCCTTTCACTGCCctaaccatctctctgtctggtcctcCACACCCTTTCACTGCCctaaccatctctctgtctggtcctcCACACCCTTTCACTGCCctaaccatctctctgtctggtcctcCACACCCTTTCACTGCCCTAaacatctctctgtctggtccacaCCCTTTCACTGCCctaaccatctctctgtctggtccacaCCCTTTCACTGCCCTAACCATCTCTCTGGTCCTCCACACCCTTTCACTGCCctaaccatctctctgtctggtccacaCCCTTTCACTGCCctaaccatctctctgtctggtccacaCCCTTTCACTGCCctaaccatctctctgtctggtccacaCCCTTTCACTGCCctaaccatctctctgtctggtcctcCACACCCTTTCACTGCCataaccatctctctgtctggtcctcCACACCCTTTCACTGCCctaaccatctctctgtctggtcctcCACACCCTTTCACTGCCctaaccatctctctgtctggtcctcCACACCCTTTCACTGCCctaaccatctctctgtctggtcctcCACACCCTTTCACTGCCCTAaacatctctctgtctggtccacaCCCTTTCACTGCCctaaccatctctctgtctggtccacaCCCTTTCACTGCCCTAACCATCTCTCTGGTCCTCCACACCCTTTCACTGCCctaaccatctctctgtctggtccacaCCCTTTCACTGCCctaaccatctctctgtctggtccacaCCCTTTCACTGCCCTAACCATCTCTTCCCAGGTCTGGTCCAAGCTTCCTGCAAACTTGGGTCAACTCCCCTTCTCATCCTCGCTATTGCTCATCCAGCATTTACACACGGCGTGTGTGCGCTGTGTGTAGGATTCTGACAGGGCGAGTCCTCACAGCCTATAACTCAGAGACAGTGTGACAGTGTCCTGTCAGagtggagatgggggggggggggggtagccccGGACGCTGTCGGTGTCAGACAGGAATCCGACAACCAACAGAGGCCATTTGGAGACACTGGCTCAATGCCCAGGGGGGGAAGGCCCTTGCACCCGTTTATCTTATCTGTGGGGGCTCGTCTTGACACCCATCCCCCTACACAGAGCGcaggtgcgcacacacacacaatctatctGCCCGGCCAGAAAGTTTGGAGAGGGGGGGACGACATGAATTGTTCCCTGGGTTGGACATTACTGTGTAGAATGGTAGATCTGTGCCATATGTACCTGTCAGGTGCAGCACTGTGCAGAGTGCATACTTAAGCAGATCACCTCACCCAGATCGGTTTCATTTTATTCCTAATAAATGATTGATAGGACACAAAAGTCACATGACAAAACACTGCTCATGGCTACCATCTAGTGTCGAGACGGAAGGTTCTTGTAGGGCAGGGGTGTCAAATATACAATCTGACGCTGTTCAATCCAAGGGGGGGAAACAAACTCAATATGACTAAAACCAAATGGAAACAGTGTAGTAACAATAATGGACTTATATTCATACAGTTTCTGGACATtccagctcactgataatcactgaaatgaaagctagacagtcagggagcattaaaaaaagagaagaaaaaactATATTTTGAGGGCAAGGAAATATAATAAAATTCAATGTGGACCTTGTTGAAGACtgaatctccccccccccccccctcccatgaTAATCAGATTAACTTGGGGAGTACTATTTTCAAAATGTCATACTTTAACACTTTGTTTATACTAGTATGGGTATTTGGACACGTCCATGGTGTGTGCGCATCTTTAGTTTGTGTGTCCATCGTGCTCTTTCTCACCTCTTACCTTGTGACGTTCTGCTGCTCCTCTTCCTAAGATGGACCCAGCAGGAGATTTCTGCCCACTTCCTCAACCTGGTTCCCACGGCGACTGGAGGAGACGGGTCCTGAAGAGGCTTGCACTGAGCATGCTTGGCGCAGGCCTGCTGTTTGCCCTGTCCAGAGCAAAGAGTGCCAAGGTTTACCTTTAGACTGACAGCTCCGTTATTATCCAATTTACTCTTACTTTGGATAAATTGTCATAGGTTatcaatcaattagcttaattgtCTTAATTTACATTTCTGTTTGAGGAATTATGCCGAATGAGAATAACTCGAATGCAAAAAAGTTAGGTTTTTGATTGAGATTCCTTATATTTGTTATACTTTGTTCTTGTTTTTCATTGAGTTCTTAATTGTTTTAAGCAATTTTCTGGGCTTTTGTCAAATAAAAACTATTTCTTTATCCAGCATTTTCTTTGCATTAAGTTGCTGCACAAGTTAGGACACTATTAGGGAAATCCATCCCCTACATATTATTCAATACTTTATGTAGTTGACTATATGACAAACTATTTAGGCTACTAAAAATCGAATTACAtttttttggtcacatacacatatttagcagatgttattgcgggtgtagcgaaatacttgcattcctagttccaacagtgaagtaatatctaacaatacacataaatataaaagttaaagaatgtaattaagaaatatataaatgttAAGTCGAGCAATGTCCAGGGtatgtacagtacctgtcaagtttggacacacctactcattcaagggtttttcttgatttgtactattttctacatggtagaagaaaagtgaagacatcaaaactatgaaataacacctatggaatcatgtaataagaAAAAAGGTGGTAAATCAAAATCGGCTCAAATAAAGTaaagatggactgtcgtttctctttgcttaagacatgtaggtcagtcaatccggaacatttcaagaaagtttcttcaagtgcagttgcaaaaaccatcaagcgccatgatgaaactggatctcatgaggaccgccacaggaaaggaagtcccagagttacctctgctgcagaggataagttcattggagttcccagcttcagaaattgcagcccaaataaatgcttcagagttcaagtaacagacatctcaacatcaactgttcagagactgaattaggccttcatggtcactgattggctcaaacgcattaagaaggaaagaaattccacaaatactttttaacaaggcacacctgttaattgaaatgcattacaggtgactaccttattagctggttgagagaatgccagcaaagctgtcaaggcaaaaacataaaatataaaacatataatatattttgtcttcactataattctacaaaaaaaatagtaaaaataaagaaaaacccttgaatgagtaggtgtgcccaaacttttaactggtactgtgtttgtgtacactgaacaaaaatataaacgcataatgtaaagtgttggttgcatgtttcatgagctgaaataaaagatcccagaaatgttccaggcgcacaaaaagcttatttctctctaagctctacatccctgttagtgagcatttctcctttgccaagactcCCTCCACCTGACAAGTGAGgcatattaaacagcatgatcattagacagttgcaccttgtgctgaggacaataaaaggaagctctaaaatgtgcagttttgtcacacaaaacaattccacagatgtctcaagttttgagggagcgtgcaattgacatgctgactgtaggaatgtctcccagaactgttgccagataattgaatgttaatttctctaccataagccgcctccagtgTGGTTTTAGAGACCacgtatggcattgtgtgggcgagtggtttgctgatgtcaacgttgtgaaggAGTGCCTCATGGTGGCTGTGgaattatggtatgggcaggcataagctacagacaatgaacacaattgcattttagggcctaatgaatttcaattgactgatttcctcatatgtactgtaacagtaaaatatttgacattgttgcatgttgcgtttatatttttattaagtatatgaatggatggatggaatgggatgtatagacatcatggacagtgtgtggatagagtattTAATATGTCTGTAGAGTACATAGGATAGTACATAAATACATAAACAGCAATAGTTTAATAGGATGgaattgactagaatacagtatataaatctGAAATgaataaaacagtatgtaaacagtgaccagggattccatgtctatgtacagtacattcgaaaagtattccgaccccttgacttttttcacattttatgttacagccttattcaaaaagtgatttaaatacatattttcctcatcaatctataatgaataccccataatgacgaagcaaaaaaagGTTATTCgaattttttgaaaatgtatacagacacttttctatgagactcaaaattgagctcaggtgcatcctgtttccattgatcattcttgagtccacctgtggtgaattcaattgattggaataaaattcacctttatttaaccaggtaggtaagttgagaacaagttctcatttacaattgcgacctggccaagataaagcaaagcagttcgacacacaacaacacagagttacacatggagtaaaacaaacatacagtcaataatacagtagaaaaataagtctatatacgatgtgagcaaatgaggtgagataagggaggtaaaggcagaaaaaaggccatggtggcgaagtaaat
This DNA window, taken from Oncorhynchus kisutch isolate 150728-3 linkage group LG22, Okis_V2, whole genome shotgun sequence, encodes the following:
- the asz1 gene encoding ankyrin repeat, SAM and basic leucine zipper domain-containing protein 1 isoform X3 encodes the protein MVTCVLKLYTEHTLHVTSIRSDFRTRRSILEVIMSNKVEYAFPAGDESDGSNDEWDIGFSKSIKVPLIESTDAGVPEAEDKVSTLKRAINTKDVQLVQQLLDNGLDVETRLGFEWTPLMCAVHMAHYDIAKLLLDRGASANFSRDQYTVLMAACTASASEDKIVQCVELLLSRNADPNTFTRSRMTSLMLASRDGYSQVINLLLSHGAEVNSQDENGYTALSVAVQYGREEAVLKLLQLGADKTLKTKAEKSAADLAKVFKRPQIARILASPGNALTNGQVTSSKEETLFKFFKRDADLSADSKERLAKLCDIELLLHGLNLEYLSDIMLENDITWSYLVTMEKDDLEKIGIADPEDQQKVLSAVKEMHLDRVDLDTVDQLENIDTGSEELYNFLISLRQQCCYLTETVQDVISRFPRRASELVLSLDPKKEAQAICNELVAQTGDLQKEVTCLKNLLHKEISAHFLNLVPTATGGDGS
- the asz1 gene encoding ankyrin repeat, SAM and basic leucine zipper domain-containing protein 1 isoform X2, which encodes MVTCVLKLYTEHTLHVTSIRSDFRTRSILEVIMSNKVEYAFPAGDESDGSNDEWDIGFSKSIKVPLIESTDAGVPEAEDKVSTLKRAINTKDVQLVQQLLDNGLDVETRLGFEWTPLMCAVHMAHYDIAKLLLDRGASANFSRDQYTVLMAACTASASEDKIVQCVELLLSRNADPNTFTRSRMTSLMLASRDGYSQVINLLLSHGAEVNSQDENGYTALSVAVQYGREEAVLKLLQLGADKTLKTKAEKSAADLAKVFKRPQIARILASPGNALTNGQVTSSKEETLFKFFKRDADLSADSKERLAKLCDIELLLHGLNLEYLSDIMLENDITWSYLVTMEKDDLEKIGIADPEDQQKVLSAVKEMHLDRVDLDTVDQLENIDTGSEELYNFLISLRQQCCYLTETVQDVISRFPRRASELVLSLDPKKEAQAICNELVAQTGDLQKEVTCLKNLLHKMDPAGDFCPLPQPGSHGDWRRRVLKRLALSMLGAGLLFALSRAKSAKVYL
- the asz1 gene encoding ankyrin repeat, SAM and basic leucine zipper domain-containing protein 1 isoform X1 — its product is MVTCVLKLYTEHTLHVTSIRSDFRTRRSILEVIMSNKVEYAFPAGDESDGSNDEWDIGFSKSIKVPLIESTDAGVPEAEDKVSTLKRAINTKDVQLVQQLLDNGLDVETRLGFEWTPLMCAVHMAHYDIAKLLLDRGASANFSRDQYTVLMAACTASASEDKIVQCVELLLSRNADPNTFTRSRMTSLMLASRDGYSQVINLLLSHGAEVNSQDENGYTALSVAVQYGREEAVLKLLQLGADKTLKTKAEKSAADLAKVFKRPQIARILASPGNALTNGQVTSSKEETLFKFFKRDADLSADSKERLAKLCDIELLLHGLNLEYLSDIMLENDITWSYLVTMEKDDLEKIGIADPEDQQKVLSAVKEMHLDRVDLDTVDQLENIDTGSEELYNFLISLRQQCCYLTETVQDVISRFPRRASELVLSLDPKKEAQAICNELVAQTGDLQKEVTCLKNLLHKMDPAGDFCPLPQPGSHGDWRRRVLKRLALSMLGAGLLFALSRAKSAKVYL